Proteins encoded in a region of the Gopherus flavomarginatus isolate rGopFla2 chromosome 19, rGopFla2.mat.asm, whole genome shotgun sequence genome:
- the YWHAG gene encoding 14-3-3 protein gamma, which yields MVDREQLVQKARLAEQAERYDDMAAAMKNVTELNEPLSNEERNLLSVAYKNVVGARRSSWRVISSIEQKTSADGNEKKIEMVRAYREKIEKELEAVCQDVLSLLDNYLIKNCSETQYESKVFYLKMKGDYYRYLAEVATGEKRATVVESSEKAYSEAHEISKEHMQPTHPIRLGLALNYSVFYYEIQNAPEQACHLAKTAFDDAIAELDTLNEDSYKDSTLIMQLLRDNLTLWTSDQQDDDGGEGNN from the exons ATGGTGGACCGCGAGCAGCTGGTGCAGAAAGCCCGGCTGGCCGAGCAAGCCGAGCGCTACGATGACATGGCGGCCGCCATGAAGAAC GTCACAGAACTGAATGAGCCACTGTCCAATGAAGAAAGGAACCTGTTGTCTGTAGCCTATAAGAATGTAGTGGGGGCACGGCGCTCTTCCTGGCGAGTAATTAGTAGCATTGAGCAGAAGACGTCTGCTGATGGTAATGAAAAGAAGATAGAAATGGTACGGGCCTACCGTGAGAAAATAGAGAAGGAGTTGGAAGCTGTATGCCAAGATGTGCTGAGCCTGCTAGACAACTATCTGATCAAGAACTGCAGCGAGACACAGTATGAGAGTAAGGTCTTTTACCTGAAGATGAAAGGGGACTATTATCGTTACCTAGCTGAGGTGGCCACAGGAGAGAAGAGGGCAACCGTGGTGGAGTCTTCGGAGAAAGCCTATAGCGAAGCCCATGAGATCAGCAAGGAGCACATGCAACCAACTCATCCCATTAGGCTTGGTCTGGCACTTAACTACTCCGTTTTCTACTATGAGATCCAGAATGCGCCTGAGCAGGCATGCCACCTGGCCAAGACGGCTTTTGATGATGCCATTGCTGAGCTGGACACCCTCAACGAGGACTCCTACAAAGACTCAACGCTCATCATGCAGCTCCTTCGTGACAACCTAACGCTCTGGACAAGCGATCAGCAAGATGATGACGGTGGAGAAGGCAACAATTAG